The sequence TTATCCCTAACAATAACTTCGACCGGTACAATTTCAATATCCGCAACACCACAAAGTTTTTAAACGATAAACTGGAGATGGATCTTGGGGCGATATATGTAAACACCCGCGAGCAGAACATGCTGGCAGAGGGCCAATACTTTAACCCGCTGATCCCGATCTACCTGTTCCCGCGCGGCGAGGATATCACCAAATATCAAACCTACGAACGTTACGACCCGACCCGCAACTTTAAAACACAGTATTGGCCTTATGGCGATCTGGGTTACCAGATGCAAAACCCGTACTGGATCATCAACCGGGATATGTTTGTGAACAGCAAGGAGCGCTACCAACTGAGCGGATCGTTTAAATACACCATTAACGATTGGATGAACGTAGTGGCCCGCGCCCGTACCGACAGGAATACATCAGACAATAACCGCGATTATTACGCTTCTACATCGGGCCTTTTCGCCGGTCCGGCAGGTGCGTATTATAACTACAACTATGTAACTAACCAGGTTTATACCGACGCGTTGCTGAACATTAATAAATACATCCAGGATTTTAACATCACGGCCAACTTAGGCGCCAGCTTGCAGGATGTGGTTTACAAAAACTCAAACTTTGGCGGCAACCTGCAAAGTGTGCCCAACCTATTCAACTATAACAACCTAAACCTTACACAAGCCCAAACATCGCAAAATGGTTACCATGACCAGGCGCAGAGCGTGTTTGCCAGTACCCAGGTAGGATGGAGGAGCGAGATCTACCTGAATGCTTCAGCCCGTACCGACTGGGTTTCTGCATTGGCCAATGCCAATAATAGCAGGTCTATCTTTTACCCATCGGTAGGTTTATCAGCCGTAGTATCCGATCTGCTGAAGATGAACTCGAAAACGCTTTCATTTCTGAAGGCACGGCTTTCTTACAGCGAGGTGGGTAACGCGCCGCAGCGCTTTATTTCTAACGGTACCTACCCGGTTATTAACGGTTATTCGCAAACCAGTACATTTTTATCGGCAGATATCCAGCCCGAAAGGACCAAATCGCTGGAGGCTGGTTTAAATATGATGCTTTGGAAAGGTAAGGTAAAATTGGATGTAACCGCCTATAAATCATCTACCTACAACCAGTTGTTCAATCCAACGCTGTCAACAAGTTCGGGCTTTACCAACCTTTATGTAAACGCGGGGCAGATAGACAACAAAGGTTTGGAAATTTCGGCCGCCGTAAACCAAAACATCGGCCCGGTAAAATGGACTTCGAACGTGGTATTCTCGCTGAACAGGAACAAGATCGTGAAACTGCTGCCTGCCTATACCGACCCGCAAACCGGCGAGAGAGTATCGCAGGATAGTTTGGATCTGGGTGGCGCGGCCAGTTATAAAATGATATTGCGTCCCGGTGGTGCTATGGGCGATGTTTATGTAAACACGCTTAAAACCGACGAGCATGGTTACATCGCGGTTAACCTGGCATCGCAGGCGGTAACGGCCAATCCAACAAAATTTGTAAAGGCCGGCAATGCAAACCCCGATTATAACATCGGCTTCCGCAATAGCTTCACCTATAAAAACTTCGATATCGGTTTCCTGGTATCGGCCAGGATAGGCGGCGTAGGCGTATCGGTAACGCAGGCCGCTATGGACGCGTTCGGCGTATCGCAGGTATCGGCTGATGCCCGTGATAATAACGGCGCGCTGGTGAACGGCTACCGTATCCCGGCACAGCAGTATTACCAAACCATTGGCGGCGGTACAGCAGGTATAGGCTCCATGTATGTTTATAGCGCTACCAACGTAAGGCTGGGCGAGGCCACCATCGGCTGGAATGTGCCCATCACTAAATATGTGAAGTTTGTGAAGAACCTAAACATATCCGCCGTTGGCCGTAACCTGTTCATGTTCTACAATAAGGCGCCGTTTGATCCGGAATCGACCGCGAATACAGGCACTTACTTCCAGGGCATCGACTATTTTATGCAGCCAAGTTTGCGCACCATAGGTTTTTCAGTAAAGGTTAGTTTATAATATTAAAGTATACAGATAATGAGAACGAAAAAATATTTTACACTCAACAAGCGGTTGCCAGGGATGGCGCTTCTTGCCATGCTGATACTGGTAACAAGTTGTACAAAAAAATTTAACGAGTATAATACAAATCAATACCAGGCAACATCCGCCATGCTGGATGAGGACAACCTTTCTACAGGTACCTTTTTTGTACAGATGGAAAAAAATGTATTCCCCATTGCCCAGCAACCGTCATTTGGCGATGAGATTTACCAGGAGGTGCAAAACCTGGCCGGTGATGTTTACTCGGGTTATATGGGTGCCAGCAACAACTGGTTTTCAGGCGCCAACAATACCACATATGCACTGATCCCTGATTGGTATAACCAGGGTTTTAACCGCGGTTTTGTAGGTATAATGCCTGCATGGAATGCCATTAAAAAAGCAGCCGCTACAGTCAATCCGCCGGCTTATGCCGTGGCTACCATTGTTAAGGTAGAGGGCATGCACCGCGTTACCGATATGTACGGGCCGCTGCCTTACATTAACTTTGGCAACGGCGCGCTGCAAAACAAATACGATGCGCAAAAGGACATCTACTACAAGTTTTTTGATGAACTGGATGGCGCGATAGCAACCCTTACCGATTTTAACAGTAAGAACCCCAGCGCAACCGTAATGGCTACTTACGATTTTATTTACGGCGGCAACGTGGTAAAATGGATCAAGTTTGCCAACTCGCTGAAACTACGTTTAGCCATGCGCCTGGCTTATGCCGACCCAACCAAAGCGCAATCGGTAGCCGAATCGGCAGTGAGCCACCCGATTGGGGTAATGACCGATGCATCAGATATCGCGCAGCTGCAACATACCAGTAATTTGGTGTATAACCACCCGCTGTATATCATCACCTATAATTTTACCGATATAAAGATGGGCGCAACAATGGAAACCTACCTGAATGGTTATAAAGACCCGCGCATCTCTAAGTATTTTATGACAGCGACGGATGGTTTGTACCACGGTGTACGTAACGGCATCACCATTACTAATAAAGCCGATTATGCCAACGGGCCGTTCTCGGCTATTAACGTAGCGGCCACAACGCCTATCGTTTGGTTTAACCCTGCCGAAGCTTACTTCCTGCGTGCCGAGGGCGCTTTGCGTGGCTGGGCCATGGGCAGCGATGCGAAGACGCTTTACGAAACCGGTGTTCGTACCTCATACACCGTAGCCGGCGTAACTACTGCGGCCGATACTTACCTGGCAGATGCGACCAGCGTGCAGGCGGCCTATACCGACTCTAAAAACGCCGGCAACAGCGTGGCCAGCAATAGCACGCTGTTGAGCAAGATCACCATTAAGTACGATGCTACCGCCACAATGGAAACCAATCTGGAGCGTATCATCACCCAAAAATATTTGGCGATGTTCCCCGACGGGCAGGAAGCATGGAGCGAATTTAGGCGCACCGGCTACCCTAAGGTTTTCCCGGTAGTGGTGAATAGCAGCGGTGGCGTGATCAGCAGTACTACGCAGATCCGTCGCCTACCGTTCCCAAGTACCGAATACCAGAACAACTCGGCAGGTGTGGCCGGTGCCATCACCCAACTGGGCGGTGCGGATAACGGCAACACCAAATTATGGTGGGATAAGAAATAACACAGACACATGTTTTTACACTCATATAAAAAACAGCGTATGAAATTTTATCAATTTTTGGCCTTATGCCTGCTGGTGATCGTGGCAGGTTGCGTAAAGCAAACCACCCCACAGGCGGTGGACATACAAAAGCCATTTACTTATAGCGATCAGTATTATCAAAACCTGCGCGATTATAAAAAATCAGACCACGAGATCACCTATGGCTGGTTCGCCGATTACTCGCAGACCTTTTCCATCGGCTATCATTTCATCGGCTTACCCGATAGTTTGGATATCTGCAGCCTTTGGGGCGGTATCCCATCGCTACGGAAGAACGACCCTAAGGATTCGGTAACCAGCTATAACCCGGTAGCCTATAACGAAATGATCCAGGTGCGCACGCAAAAGGGCGTTAAAATGGTAGTGCCGGTAATTACCCGCATGCAGGCCCTTAAATGGACCAAGCTAACCGACGACGGCATTAAAGCCTACGGCGATTACCTGATGGGGATGGTATTTGACAACGACCTGGACGGCCTTGACTGCGATTACGAACCCGAGGGCGACTGGCTACAGGGCGATAACTTTGTTAAGCTGATCCAGTACATCGGCCAGTCTTTAGGGCCAAAATCAAAGAACCCGCAAAAATTGTTAATCGTCGATTTTTATTCGCAGGCCCCGCCGGCAGCTGTGGAGCCTTATGTAAATTACTTTGTAAGGCAATCGTACAATGCCACGTCTGATGCTACCCTGCAATCGCAGTATAACACCGTGGCAGCTTATTGCCCAACCAAAAAGTTCATCGTTACCGAAAACATCGGCGATAACTGGCAGAACGGCGGTGTGGCTTTTACCCAGGCTAACGGCAACAACAAAACCAAAGCAGGAACGCAATTATACTCGCTGGAGGGCATGGCCCGCTGGGAGCCGGCCACAGGCCGTAAAGGCGGCTGGGGTGGTTTTTATATGCAAAGGGATTATAACCTCGATCCGCCTTACAAGAATTTCAGGCGCTGCATCCAGATCGTGAACCCATCGGTTAAATAATGTTCAACCTTAAAAAAGACATTAACAATGAAAAGAAATTTGATACACAGAT comes from Mucilaginibacter mali and encodes:
- a CDS encoding SusC/RagA family TonB-linked outer membrane protein — protein: MKLIALFIFTALMQVQATGLAQQITLNKNSVNLKDIFLEINKQTGYNVLWSSKEVGEKVEDVHFKNTPLAKALDYMLKDMPFTYTIQDKTVLIKEKEQVVTTVEQPAVMLRKITGKVVDESGKPLPGASITVKGTTRGTVSKPDGSFTLDVNAGEVLTISFVGYIPADVTIAEQTSLNIVLKESVNTINQAVVVTALGIKKQAKSLAYNVQEVNGDELTKVKDANFVNSLAGKVAGVTINASSTGVGGSDRVVMRGTKSISGNNNALYVVDGIPMPSLSSTQPTDIFTGMGQTGDGISSINPEDIEAVSVLSGPSAAALYGSDAANGVIMITTKRGSKDATRLTVGNSSEFSSPFVMPKFQNTYGSDPGNYYSWGSKLTTPSTYQPKDFFQTGLNITNNFSLSTGNEKNQTYLSFASVNAHGIIPNNNFDRYNFNIRNTTKFLNDKLEMDLGAIYVNTREQNMLAEGQYFNPLIPIYLFPRGEDITKYQTYERYDPTRNFKTQYWPYGDLGYQMQNPYWIINRDMFVNSKERYQLSGSFKYTINDWMNVVARARTDRNTSDNNRDYYASTSGLFAGPAGAYYNYNYVTNQVYTDALLNINKYIQDFNITANLGASLQDVVYKNSNFGGNLQSVPNLFNYNNLNLTQAQTSQNGYHDQAQSVFASTQVGWRSEIYLNASARTDWVSALANANNSRSIFYPSVGLSAVVSDLLKMNSKTLSFLKARLSYSEVGNAPQRFISNGTYPVINGYSQTSTFLSADIQPERTKSLEAGLNMMLWKGKVKLDVTAYKSSTYNQLFNPTLSTSSGFTNLYVNAGQIDNKGLEISAAVNQNIGPVKWTSNVVFSLNRNKIVKLLPAYTDPQTGERVSQDSLDLGGAASYKMILRPGGAMGDVYVNTLKTDEHGYIAVNLASQAVTANPTKFVKAGNANPDYNIGFRNSFTYKNFDIGFLVSARIGGVGVSVTQAAMDAFGVSQVSADARDNNGALVNGYRIPAQQYYQTIGGGTAGIGSMYVYSATNVRLGEATIGWNVPITKYVKFVKNLNISAVGRNLFMFYNKAPFDPESTANTGTYFQGIDYFMQPSLRTIGFSVKVSL
- a CDS encoding RagB/SusD family nutrient uptake outer membrane protein, whose protein sequence is MRTKKYFTLNKRLPGMALLAMLILVTSCTKKFNEYNTNQYQATSAMLDEDNLSTGTFFVQMEKNVFPIAQQPSFGDEIYQEVQNLAGDVYSGYMGASNNWFSGANNTTYALIPDWYNQGFNRGFVGIMPAWNAIKKAAATVNPPAYAVATIVKVEGMHRVTDMYGPLPYINFGNGALQNKYDAQKDIYYKFFDELDGAIATLTDFNSKNPSATVMATYDFIYGGNVVKWIKFANSLKLRLAMRLAYADPTKAQSVAESAVSHPIGVMTDASDIAQLQHTSNLVYNHPLYIITYNFTDIKMGATMETYLNGYKDPRISKYFMTATDGLYHGVRNGITITNKADYANGPFSAINVAATTPIVWFNPAEAYFLRAEGALRGWAMGSDAKTLYETGVRTSYTVAGVTTAADTYLADATSVQAAYTDSKNAGNSVASNSTLLSKITIKYDATATMETNLERIITQKYLAMFPDGQEAWSEFRRTGYPKVFPVVVNSSGGVISSTTQIRRLPFPSTEYQNNSAGVAGAITQLGGADNGNTKLWWDKK
- a CDS encoding glycoside hydrolase family 18; its protein translation is MKFYQFLALCLLVIVAGCVKQTTPQAVDIQKPFTYSDQYYQNLRDYKKSDHEITYGWFADYSQTFSIGYHFIGLPDSLDICSLWGGIPSLRKNDPKDSVTSYNPVAYNEMIQVRTQKGVKMVVPVITRMQALKWTKLTDDGIKAYGDYLMGMVFDNDLDGLDCDYEPEGDWLQGDNFVKLIQYIGQSLGPKSKNPQKLLIVDFYSQAPPAAVEPYVNYFVRQSYNATSDATLQSQYNTVAAYCPTKKFIVTENIGDNWQNGGVAFTQANGNNKTKAGTQLYSLEGMARWEPATGRKGGWGGFYMQRDYNLDPPYKNFRRCIQIVNPSVK